A region of Nitrospira sp. DNA encodes the following proteins:
- a CDS encoding GNAT family N-acetyltransferase encodes MIRIREAREEDVGQIREIFLAVYGADYPHRELYDELWLKRSVFTDDALILVAEDTEDNRVIGTASVLFDFGAHSDLVGEFGRLAVHPDYRRLQVGKLLMEKRLEVIQNRLHVGLVVARTVHPYAQQISLAHGFTPTGFLPLKHFFRHRESFALLVRYFGDALALRRNNPRIIPEVYALANLVMSHPPLTPDFIVDEDSAPYPAGGDYTIEQLQSEGYPALLRIERGRVRNREIFGPMRLDYGFFKLQARQTRYFLARSGGHIVGAVGYTLDPVEHTVRVFELIALADDVVRFLLAELERKCREELAVEYIEIDVSAYAPRMQRTLLELNFLPVAYVPAMVFYQVERLDIVKMVRLNKLQDLGPLALTEQVRVVADVVMRGFSTCVIAPRMAQAIKEIPLFHGMNSEQAIRLAGICTVREWQPRDCLFIERDPTDRLYLVLQGRVVISGGSPPVTIGTVRTGETCGEVSLLSARPHSATATAEGPVEAAELLQRDLADLIRRRPDIGVIIYRNLAVGLGEKLLRSGHSMRGHEPVHSEVLHFT; translated from the coding sequence ATGATTCGGATCAGAGAAGCCCGCGAAGAAGATGTCGGCCAGATCCGCGAGATTTTTCTCGCGGTCTACGGCGCCGACTACCCGCATCGCGAACTCTACGATGAATTGTGGCTGAAGCGCTCGGTCTTCACGGACGATGCGCTGATTCTCGTCGCCGAAGATACGGAGGACAACCGGGTGATCGGCACGGCTTCCGTGCTGTTTGATTTCGGAGCCCATTCCGATCTCGTGGGCGAGTTCGGCCGGCTCGCGGTCCATCCGGACTATCGCCGGTTGCAGGTCGGTAAGCTGCTGATGGAGAAGCGCCTGGAGGTGATTCAGAACCGCCTCCACGTCGGCCTTGTCGTCGCCCGTACCGTCCACCCCTATGCCCAGCAGATCAGCCTCGCGCACGGGTTCACCCCCACCGGGTTTCTGCCGCTGAAGCATTTCTTTCGCCACCGCGAGAGCTTTGCTTTGCTGGTCCGGTATTTCGGCGATGCACTCGCCTTGCGCCGCAACAATCCGCGGATCATTCCCGAGGTCTATGCCCTGGCGAATCTCGTGATGAGCCACCCGCCGCTGACCCCGGATTTCATCGTCGACGAAGACTCCGCTCCGTATCCGGCCGGGGGCGACTACACCATTGAGCAACTGCAGTCCGAAGGCTATCCGGCCTTACTGCGTATTGAGCGGGGGCGGGTGCGCAACCGGGAAATCTTCGGCCCCATGCGGCTGGACTACGGTTTCTTCAAACTTCAGGCTCGGCAAACGCGCTACTTCCTGGCCCGCTCCGGCGGCCACATCGTCGGGGCTGTCGGTTACACGCTGGATCCGGTCGAGCATACCGTCCGTGTCTTCGAGTTGATCGCTCTTGCAGATGACGTTGTGCGCTTTCTCCTCGCCGAGCTGGAGAGAAAGTGTCGGGAGGAGTTGGCCGTCGAATATATCGAGATCGATGTCAGCGCCTATGCGCCGCGGATGCAGCGCACATTGTTGGAGCTGAACTTTCTGCCCGTCGCCTATGTGCCGGCCATGGTGTTCTATCAGGTGGAGCGGCTCGATATCGTGAAGATGGTGCGGCTGAACAAGCTGCAAGATCTGGGGCCGCTCGCACTGACGGAACAGGTCAGGGTCGTCGCCGATGTGGTGATGCGCGGGTTCTCCACCTGCGTCATTGCCCCGCGCATGGCGCAAGCCATCAAGGAGATTCCATTGTTCCACGGCATGAACAGTGAGCAGGCAATCCGGCTGGCGGGAATCTGTACGGTGCGGGAATGGCAGCCAAGGGATTGTCTTTTTATCGAGCGCGATCCAACAGACCGGCTGTATCTGGTGCTGCAGGGGCGAGTCGTCATCAGCGGCGGCAGCCCGCCGGTGACAATCGGAACCGTCCGCACCGGAGAGACCTGCGGGGAAGTGTCACTGCTCTCGGCCCGACCGCACTCCGCGACGGCTACGGCGGAGGGCCCTGTCGAAGCGGCCGAACTGCTCCAGCGCGATCTGGCCGATCTCATCCGCCGGCGTCCCGACATCGGGGTCATTATCTACCGCAACCTGGCCGTCGGCCTCGGCGAGAAACTCCTGCGCTCCGGCCATTCCATGCGGGGCCATGAACCTGTCCATTCGGAAGTGCTTCATTTCACCTGA
- a CDS encoding SDR family oxidoreductase — MGRLTGKVAIVTGSSSGIGKAIALRYGAEGARVVVTARRLALCEQTVDQIKAKGGEAWAIQTDVADEQQVERLIAETVKRYGRLDVLVNNAGIIAGGRRLAETSTKDFDAVMNVNLRGTFFCCRAGFNQMKQQGGGTIINMSSVAGVQAWAGTGIYSASKHGIMALTKSLADEGRAHHIKVAAICPGGVADELVDASAEEILRSEKIDPFDIAEAAVYLATLSRHTVVHQIVIDRLGADW; from the coding sequence ATGGGACGATTAACCGGCAAAGTCGCGATTGTCACAGGCAGCAGCAGCGGCATCGGGAAAGCCATTGCCCTGCGGTATGGCGCAGAAGGGGCGAGGGTTGTCGTGACGGCGCGGCGGCTGGCACTGTGCGAGCAGACGGTAGACCAGATCAAGGCCAAAGGCGGGGAGGCCTGGGCAATTCAAACCGACGTGGCCGATGAGCAGCAGGTCGAACGGCTGATCGCGGAGACGGTGAAGCGCTATGGACGGCTGGATGTACTGGTGAATAATGCCGGCATCATTGCCGGCGGACGGCGACTGGCCGAGACGAGCACGAAGGATTTCGATGCGGTCATGAATGTGAATCTGCGCGGGACGTTTTTCTGCTGCCGGGCCGGATTCAACCAGATGAAGCAACAGGGCGGGGGCACCATCATCAATATGTCGAGCGTCGCGGGTGTGCAGGCCTGGGCCGGTACCGGCATCTATAGCGCCTCGAAGCACGGCATCATGGCCTTGACCAAGTCGCTGGCCGACGAAGGCCGCGCGCATCATATCAAGGTGGCCGCTATCTGTCCGGGCGGCGTGGCGGACGAGCTCGTCGATGCGTCAGCAGAGGAGATCCTGCGCAGCGAAAAGATCGATCCGTTCGACATCGCCGAAGCGGCGGTCTATCTGGCGACGTTGAGTAGGCACACTGTCGTACACCAGATCGTGATCGATCGGCTCGGCGCGGATTGGTAA
- a CDS encoding TCR/Tet family MFS transporter: MPDTTKTSQPRKAAALFILFTVLLDMLSFGIVIPVLPKLVEEFLSGDTARAAEIFGYMGTAWALMQFICSPIQGALSDRFGRRPVVLLSNFGLGLDYILMALAPNLAWLFAGRVIAGIASSSFSTAGAYIADVTPPEQRAAAFGKIGMVFGLGFILGPALGGWLGAIDPRLPFWGAALLSLLNACYGFFVLPESLPREKRAAFAWKRANPVGSLVLLRSHHELFGLATVAFLGYLAHAVLPSVAVLYMGYRYGWDTASVGLMLAGVGVAAMIVQGVLIRPLTARFGERTTLLAGLLCGAVGFAIYGVASEGWIFCLGIPIMAFWGLAGPATQALMSRRVSGSEQGRLQGATASINGVTGLIGPTLFTQIFAHFIGAQAGWQVPGAPFLLASCLLLTGAGLAWRVTRSRD, encoded by the coding sequence ATGCCCGACACAACGAAAACCAGTCAGCCGCGTAAGGCGGCGGCCCTCTTCATCCTCTTCACCGTGCTGCTCGACATGCTGTCCTTCGGGATCGTGATCCCGGTGTTGCCGAAGCTCGTCGAAGAGTTTCTGTCGGGCGACACGGCCCGCGCGGCGGAGATCTTCGGCTACATGGGAACGGCCTGGGCGCTGATGCAGTTTATCTGCTCGCCTATTCAAGGCGCTTTGTCCGACCGGTTCGGCCGGCGGCCGGTCGTCCTGCTGTCGAACTTCGGATTAGGACTCGACTACATCCTCATGGCGCTGGCGCCGAATCTGGCCTGGCTGTTCGCGGGGCGCGTGATCGCCGGGATCGCGTCGTCGAGCTTCAGTACCGCCGGGGCCTACATTGCGGATGTGACGCCGCCGGAGCAGCGGGCGGCGGCGTTCGGCAAGATCGGGATGGTCTTCGGTCTCGGGTTCATTCTGGGCCCGGCGTTGGGCGGATGGCTGGGGGCGATCGATCCGCGATTGCCGTTCTGGGGCGCCGCGCTCCTCAGTCTCTTGAATGCCTGTTACGGATTTTTCGTCTTGCCGGAATCGTTGCCGCGCGAAAAGCGGGCGGCCTTTGCCTGGAAGCGGGCGAATCCGGTCGGTTCGCTGGTGTTGCTGCGGTCGCATCATGAATTGTTCGGGCTCGCAACCGTCGCGTTCCTCGGTTATCTCGCCCACGCGGTGCTGCCAAGCGTCGCCGTGCTCTACATGGGCTATCGCTATGGATGGGACACGGCCAGCGTCGGTCTGATGCTCGCCGGTGTGGGGGTGGCCGCCATGATCGTGCAGGGGGTGCTGATCCGGCCGCTCACGGCGCGATTCGGCGAACGTACGACGTTGCTCGCGGGATTACTCTGCGGCGCGGTCGGCTTTGCGATCTACGGAGTCGCGTCGGAGGGGTGGATCTTCTGCCTGGGCATTCCGATCATGGCGTTCTGGGGACTGGCCGGCCCGGCGACCCAGGCCTTGATGTCGCGCCGCGTGAGCGGCTCGGAGCAAGGCCGGCTCCAAGGGGCGACGGCGAGTATCAACGGGGTTACCGGTCTGATCGGCCCGACGCTCTTCACGCAGATCTTTGCACACTTCATCGGGGCGCAGGCCGGGTGGCAGGTGCCCGGCGCGCCGTTTCTCCTCGCGTCCTGCCTGCTTCTGACCGGGGCCGGCCTCGCCTGGCGAGTGACTCGATCGCGCGACTAA
- a CDS encoding M20 family metallopeptidase, translated as MPLIPEPLHHRLIQLRRVLHEYPELSGQEANTAAVICKFLDGLAIKYRAHVGGHGVIAEIPGRAGVPCVVLRADMDALPIQEDTGLEFASVHDGIMHACGHDGHTTMLLGAAALLSEENELPAPVRLIFQPAEEKGTGALAMIHAGALEGAGMIFGGHLDRHYHPGGIAVAEGAVNASSDNFTIEIIGQGAHGARPHESIDAVVVGSLMIMALQTIVSREVDPARPSVVSVGQFHAGTAPNVIAGQAKLEGTVRAQDPMVRQQLLASIRRIAESIAQLHGAKIQVAVTEGTPPLINTPDMASLARRAAVTAVGEANVLPLKTANMGAEDFSYYMEKIPGAYVRFGGQVPGKEGYPAHSSKFDFDEAALAVGAAYYQAIARLAGQRLRDQTTGF; from the coding sequence ATGCCGTTAATTCCCGAACCGCTGCACCATCGTCTCATCCAGCTGCGCCGTGTGCTTCATGAGTATCCTGAACTCAGCGGGCAGGAGGCCAACACGGCGGCAGTGATTTGTAAATTTCTCGACGGACTCGCCATCAAGTATCGAGCGCACGTCGGCGGCCACGGGGTGATTGCTGAGATTCCCGGACGCGCCGGAGTGCCCTGTGTCGTGTTGCGCGCCGACATGGATGCGCTGCCGATTCAGGAAGACACCGGCCTGGAATTCGCGTCGGTCCATGACGGCATCATGCACGCCTGCGGGCATGACGGGCACACGACGATGCTGCTCGGCGCTGCCGCGCTACTCTCGGAGGAGAACGAGCTGCCCGCTCCGGTGCGGTTGATTTTTCAGCCGGCCGAGGAAAAAGGCACCGGCGCGTTGGCCATGATTCACGCCGGCGCGTTGGAGGGGGCGGGCATGATATTCGGCGGGCATCTCGACCGTCACTATCATCCGGGAGGCATTGCCGTGGCCGAGGGCGCCGTCAACGCGTCGTCGGATAATTTCACGATCGAGATCATCGGACAGGGTGCGCACGGCGCGCGTCCCCACGAGAGCATCGACGCGGTCGTGGTCGGGAGCCTCATGATCATGGCGCTGCAGACGATCGTGTCGCGTGAAGTCGACCCCGCACGGCCGTCGGTCGTCTCCGTGGGGCAGTTCCATGCGGGGACCGCGCCGAACGTGATCGCGGGCCAGGCCAAGTTGGAGGGGACGGTCCGCGCTCAGGATCCTATGGTGAGGCAACAACTCCTCGCCTCCATCCGCCGCATCGCCGAATCCATTGCCCAGCTGCATGGAGCGAAAATTCAGGTCGCCGTGACAGAAGGCACGCCGCCGCTGATCAACACGCCGGACATGGCCAGCCTCGCGCGTCGTGCGGCGGTGACGGCCGTGGGGGAGGCCAACGTATTGCCGCTCAAGACGGCCAACATGGGGGCCGAGGATTTCAGTTACTACATGGAAAAGATTCCGGGCGCCTATGTCCGGTTCGGGGGGCAAGTGCCCGGCAAGGAGGGGTATCCCGCGCATTCCAGCAAGTTCGATTTCGATGAAGCAGCTTTGGCCGTCGGTGCGGCCTATTATCAGGCCATTGCCAGGCTCGCCGGCCAGCGGTTGCGCGATCAGACCACCGGTTTCTGA
- a CDS encoding CBS domain-containing protein: MTVLTNSKKPRVSFDRSIERMREQLAELAPFLGKGKPTRSLDEFDFEAEQLIGDLLGQTSDLLHAYEYAELGEAAGLVNMTDEAPEGTGMDSQRQSLLQRSRVLESCISELEARRSAEPKKPKVGRTLIGPQVAEHMSPEIRSLSQDATLQEAGQLMQKWKTGSLLLTDKQSYVGFITDSILAREVVANGLNHAATAVKTCMRTPVVAIAGDRPIIEAVRLMKEQATRHLAVTQDGQIIGVISVSNILRYYSGVV; the protein is encoded by the coding sequence ATGACCGTCCTTACCAATTCCAAAAAGCCGCGAGTGTCCTTTGACCGCAGTATAGAACGTATGCGGGAACAGCTGGCCGAACTTGCCCCGTTTCTAGGCAAAGGGAAGCCCACCCGCAGCCTGGACGAGTTCGATTTCGAAGCGGAGCAGTTGATCGGCGACCTGCTGGGGCAGACATCCGATCTGTTGCATGCGTATGAATATGCCGAGCTGGGCGAGGCGGCCGGCCTGGTGAATATGACGGATGAGGCGCCGGAAGGCACCGGCATGGACAGTCAGCGGCAGAGTCTCTTGCAACGCAGCCGGGTGTTGGAGAGTTGCATCTCTGAATTGGAAGCGCGCCGGTCTGCCGAACCGAAGAAGCCCAAAGTGGGGCGGACCCTCATCGGTCCGCAAGTGGCCGAACACATGTCCCCTGAAATACGGAGCCTGTCCCAGGACGCCACCCTCCAGGAGGCGGGGCAGCTTATGCAGAAATGGAAAACGGGCTCGTTGCTCCTGACGGATAAGCAATCCTATGTCGGATTCATCACGGATTCCATACTCGCGCGCGAGGTGGTGGCCAACGGCCTGAATCACGCCGCCACGGCCGTCAAAACCTGCATGCGAACGCCGGTTGTGGCGATCGCCGGCGACCGTCCGATTATCGAGGCGGTGCGTCTGATGAAAGAGCAGGCCACCCGGCACCTGGCCGTGACGCAAGACGGCCAGATCATCGGCGTGATCTCGGTATCCAATATTTTGCGCTATTACTCCGGTGTCGTCTGA